Proteins found in one Xenopus laevis strain J_2021 chromosome 1L, Xenopus_laevis_v10.1, whole genome shotgun sequence genomic segment:
- the tmem33.L gene encoding transmembrane protein 33 L homeolog isoform X2 → MADTTSSGPPQQFLMANKLDTAMWLSRWFTVYCSALFILPILGLNEAASFYQRALLANALTSALRLHQRLPHFQLSRAFLAQALLEDSCHYLLYSLIFVNSYPVTMSIFPVLLFSLLHASTYTKKVLDAKGPNSMPFVRSFLDKLNANQQNILKFTACNEIFLMPATVFMLLSGQGSLLQPFIYYRFLTLRYSSRRNPYCRTLFSELRIILEHLVMKPACPDFVRRLCLSSIAFISRLAPTMA, encoded by the exons CAATTTCTGATGGCAAATAAGCTCGACACTGCAATGTGGCTTTCCCGGTGGTTTACAGTATACTGTTCAGCTTTATTTATTCTACCTATTTTAGG cTTAAATGAAGCCGCTAGCTTCTATCAACGTGCCTTGTTGGCAAATGCTCTCACTAGTGCGCTTCGTCTGCATCAGCGATTACCACATTTCCAACTAAGCAGGGCATTCCTGGCCCAAGCTCTGCTAGAGGATAGTTGCCATTACCTCCTGTATTCACTCATCTTTGTCAATTCCTATCCCGTTACAA TGAGTATTTTCCCAGTCTTGCTCTTTTCCTTGCTTCATGCATCAACATACACAAAGAAGGTTTTAGAT GCCAAAGGACCAAACAGCATGCCCTTTGTCAGGTCTTTTCTTGACAAACTAAATGCAAACCAGCAAAATATTCTAAAATTTACTGCTTGCAACGAGATATTCTTAATGCCCGCTACTGTTTTCATGCTGCTTAG CGGCCAAGGGAGCTTACTACAGCCCTTCATTTACTACAGATTTCTAACTCTCCGTTATTCCTCCAGAAGGAATCCATATTGTCG AACATTATTTTCTGAGCTGCGAATTATCCTGGAGCATCTTGTAATGAAACCAGCGTGTCCGGACTTTGTGAGAAGGTTGTGCCTTAGCAGCATTGCATTTATAAGCAGGCTCGCACCAACAATGGCGTAA
- the tmem33.L gene encoding transmembrane protein 33 L homeolog — MADTTSSGPPQVGAVQFLMANKLDTAMWLSRWFTVYCSALFILPILGLNEAASFYQRALLANALTSALRLHQRLPHFQLSRAFLAQALLEDSCHYLLYSLIFVNSYPVTMSIFPVLLFSLLHASTYTKKVLDAKGPNSMPFVRSFLDKLNANQQNILKFTACNEIFLMPATVFMLLSGQGSLLQPFIYYRFLTLRYSSRRNPYCRTLFSELRIILEHLVMKPACPDFVRRLCLSSIAFISRLAPTMA; from the exons CAATTTCTGATGGCAAATAAGCTCGACACTGCAATGTGGCTTTCCCGGTGGTTTACAGTATACTGTTCAGCTTTATTTATTCTACCTATTTTAGG cTTAAATGAAGCCGCTAGCTTCTATCAACGTGCCTTGTTGGCAAATGCTCTCACTAGTGCGCTTCGTCTGCATCAGCGATTACCACATTTCCAACTAAGCAGGGCATTCCTGGCCCAAGCTCTGCTAGAGGATAGTTGCCATTACCTCCTGTATTCACTCATCTTTGTCAATTCCTATCCCGTTACAA TGAGTATTTTCCCAGTCTTGCTCTTTTCCTTGCTTCATGCATCAACATACACAAAGAAGGTTTTAGAT GCCAAAGGACCAAACAGCATGCCCTTTGTCAGGTCTTTTCTTGACAAACTAAATGCAAACCAGCAAAATATTCTAAAATTTACTGCTTGCAACGAGATATTCTTAATGCCCGCTACTGTTTTCATGCTGCTTAG CGGCCAAGGGAGCTTACTACAGCCCTTCATTTACTACAGATTTCTAACTCTCCGTTATTCCTCCAGAAGGAATCCATATTGTCG AACATTATTTTCTGAGCTGCGAATTATCCTGGAGCATCTTGTAATGAAACCAGCGTGTCCGGACTTTGTGAGAAGGTTGTGCCTTAGCAGCATTGCATTTATAAGCAGGCTCGCACCAACAATGGCGTAA